ACCCTTGAAGCGATAAGAGAGGTTTGCGCCGCAGTCTCCAAGCCAGTCAACGTTGTGATGGGTCTCAAGGGCGCAACTTTCTCAGTCGAGGAACTTGCCGCCGTCGGTGTCAAACGAATCAGTATAGGCGGAGCCTTCGCCCGAGCTGCATTCGGCGCGTTTTTACGAGCTGCGCGCGAAGTGAAAGACCACGGCACCTTCAACTTCGCAACCGAAGCCGTCCCAAGCGCAGAGATGGCCAACTACATGGCAGAACCCAAATCCTGAGTCACTCTAGTGAGGCACACCCTTCACCCGCTCCGCCTTCATCGCCCGCATGTACCATTCAAACTCCTCGAAGAACTTCCCGCTCTTCTCCGCCAGCTCCTGTGTAAGGGCCACCCCATCCTTGCTCAGCGAGCTTCCAATCGACGGAATCGGTTGCAGCGAAGGAATCGACGGCATCCCCACCTCAGGCAGCAGCGCTCTAAGTTGCATCGCAGCCCTCACCCCGCCATACGTCCCAGCCGAGTAGCACACAATCGCCGAAGGCCGGAAGTAGTACTCCTCCAGAAAGTAGTCGATCAAATTAGTCAGCCCCGGCGGAATGGAGTGGTTATACCCCGCGCTCACCATGCAAAATCCATCTGCCCGCGCATACAGCTTCGCCAAAGGAGCGAGCTTCTCCTTCAACTTCGCATACTTGGCCGGAGGATCTTTCTTGATCTCCTTCCACATCTTGTCCAGCAGCGGCAGCTTCAACTCCGCAGCATCAACCAGAACCGCCTCATGTCCCCGTTTTTCCAGCTCCGCAATCACCCACTTCGCAGCGCGATCGCCCATCCGAGCACTCCTCACCGACCCCAGCAACACCGCAACCACCATCGCAAATCACCTCGCAAGCGTGAGATGCATACACGCACCGTGGGGGCATGACTACGATTGAAATTTCCACGATCAACTCTGGTCGCCCCGATACCTTCTCCCACCACTATTCTCGTCATTCTGACGAGCTTGTCGGAGGGGAGGAGTTGACGACAAAGCGCGACCAGCATGACCGAGAATGCGCATTTTCGGTATGAATCCTCTTCGGATCGCCAATCTGCGAGCGAGTATTTCTGCCGAGACTATCTTCTCCGGTACATCCTTCCAGGCAGTTAAGGATCTCAAATGGAAATATGGACAGCGTCCATCCTGGAGCGCAAATTGATTAAGATGACCATCCTTCTTCGCCGCAAGCCGGAGATGAGCCATGACGAGTTCGTCACCTATCATCGCAAGAATCACGCACCGCTGTTCCTCTCCCTCGAAGAAGTGAAACAGCATGTGCGACGCTATGTCCAATGCCACGCAACCGGCGAACAGCTTCCAGGTCTGCCTGACAACCACATCGACGGATCTACCGAGCTTTGGTTTGACGATCTCACTGGCCTGGCAGGCGTCTTCCAGTCTCCCAATTACATGGCAACGATTCGTCCGGATGAAGAGAAGTTCCTTGATCTGCACGCCTGTGAGTTTCTGGTCGGTGTCGAGAACGAAGTCATTCCCGCACTGCACGCATAACAAGATCGCGTCGGATGGAGCAAGGATGATTTTTTCTCATGAAGCACCCATACCGCTTCCGGTCAACTCCATACGCCTCGACGAGTGGCTGTTCCACCTATCCGAGAAAGAGTACATGGCATGTGCTCGCGGACACCGGGCCATCGGAACCAATGGAGGGGATCACTTTGACGGCATGGTGAACGTTGAGTCGATGGCGGGAGCCCTGCTCATCCAGCACTATCGGACGAAACAACTTGAAGCGGACTACGTTAAGTTGTTCTCTGAGAGAAGCCGAGGTTACCTCATGCATCTTCTTCCGTTCACACTACAAGTTGGTTGGGAGATGCAGGTGTCCAGCGTATCTGCAGAGGAATCAAAACTCCATTGCACGATTGACGTGATGAATCCACCCTGGATCCGTTTTGCTGGCTTCTTCAATGCCACCAACTATTGGATTCATCGCCACCTGATCGAGGAGACCAACG
The nucleotide sequence above comes from Tunturibacter empetritectus. Encoded proteins:
- a CDS encoding EthD domain-containing protein — protein: MTILLRRKPEMSHDEFVTYHRKNHAPLFLSLEEVKQHVRRYVQCHATGEQLPGLPDNHIDGSTELWFDDLTGLAGVFQSPNYMATIRPDEEKFLDLHACEFLVGVENEVIPALHA
- a CDS encoding NADPH-dependent FMN reductase, translating into MVVAVLLGSVRSARMGDRAAKWVIAELEKRGHEAVLVDAAELKLPLLDKMWKEIKKDPPAKYAKLKEKLAPLAKLYARADGFCMVSAGYNHSIPPGLTNLIDYFLEEYYFRPSAIVCYSAGTYGGVRAAMQLRALLPEVGMPSIPSLQPIPSIGSSLSKDGVALTQELAEKSGKFFEEFEWYMRAMKAERVKGVPH